Proteins from a single region of Chanodichthys erythropterus isolate Z2021 chromosome 13, ASM2448905v1, whole genome shotgun sequence:
- the tia1 gene encoding nucleolysin TIA-1 isoform X2, producing MMDDEQPKTLYVGNLSRDVTEALIMQLFGQIGPCKSCKMIVDTAGNDPYCFVEFFEHRHAAASLAAMNGRKIMGKEVKVNWATSPSSQKKDTSNHFHVFVGDLSPEITTDDIRAAFAPFGRISDARVVKDMATGKSKGYGFVSFFNKWDAENAIQQMGGQWLGGRQIRTNWATRKPPAPKATYETNTKHLSFDEVVNQSSPSNCTVYCGGVTTGLTEQLMRQTFSPFGQIMEIRVFPDKGYSFVRFNSHESAAHAIVSVNGTSLEGHLVKCYWGKETTDMVSPMQQVQVPQNKVGFAAQPYGQWGQWYGNAQQISQYVPNGWQVPTYGVYGQAWNQQGFNHLQAGAGWPGVSAVSNGGVVEPAQGVNGTVLANQSSMGTAGYHTH from the exons ATGATGGACGACGAGCAGCCCAAGACCCT GTATGTTGGAAACCTGTCTCGGGATGTGACAGAGGCCCTTATTATGCAGCTCTTTGGTCAGATTGGCCCTTGTAAGAGCTGTAAAATGATTGTGGAT ACGGCAGGTAACGATCCATACTGCTTTGTGGAGTTCTTCGAGCATAGGCACGCAGCGGCCTCACTTGCAGCCATGAATGGGCGTAAAATAATGGGTAAG GAGGTAAAGGTCAACTGGGCTACATCACCAAGTAGCCAGAAAAAAGACACAAGCA atCACTTCCACGTCTTTGTTGGAGACCTCAGTCCAGAAATTACCACTGATGATATCAGAGCTGCCTTTGCACCCTTTGGAAGGATATC AGATGCACGTGTAGTGAAAGACATGGCGACGGGGAAGTCAAAAGGCTATGGTTTTGTTTCATTCTTCAACAAATGG GATGCAGAGAATGCCATTCAGCAGATGGGAGGTCAGTGGTTGGGCGGCAGGCAGATCAGGACTAATTGGGCTACAAGAAAACCCCCAGCGCCTAAAGCCACCTATGAAA CAAACACCAAGCACTTGTCGTTTGACGAAGTAGTGAACCAGTCCAGCCCCAGCAACTGCACTGTCTATTGTGGTGGAGTCACTACAGGCCTTACAG AACAACTCATGAGACAGACCTTTTCCCCTTTTGGCCAAATAATGGAAATTCGAGTGTTCCCAGACAAAGGCTACTCGTTTGTGAG GTTCAACTCTCATGAAAGTGCAGCTCACGCGATAGTGTCTGTTAATGGCACATCCCTAGAAGGTCACCTAGTGAAATGTTACTGGGGTAAAGAGACTACGGACATGGTGAGCCCCATGCAGCAGGTGCAGGTACCCCAG AACAAAGTTGGTTTCGCAGCACAGCCATACGGCCAGTGGGGACAGTGGTACGGTAACGCACAACAAATTAGTCAGTATGTCCCTAACGGCTGGCAGGTACCTACTTACGGCGTGTACGGACAGGCCTGGAACCAACAGGGCTTCAA TCACTTACAGGCTGGCGCTGGGTGGCCTGGCGTGAGTGCCGTGAGTAACGGAGGCGTAGTGGAGCCTGCGCAGGGAGTCAATGGAACCGTGCTAGCCAACCAGTCCAGCATGGGCACTGCAGGATACCACACACACTGA
- the tia1 gene encoding nucleolysin TIA-1 isoform X1, with protein sequence MMDDEQPKTLYVGNLSRDVTEALIMQLFGQIGPCKSCKMIVDTAGNDPYCFVEFFEHRHAAASLAAMNGRKIMGKEVKVNWATSPSSQKKDTSNHFHVFVGDLSPEITTDDIRAAFAPFGRISDARVVKDMATGKSKGYGFVSFFNKWDAENAIQQMGGQWLGGRQIRTNWATRKPPAPKATYETNTKHLSFDEVVNQSSPSNCTVYCGGVTTGLTEQLMRQTFSPFGQIMEIRVFPDKGYSFVRFNSHESAAHAIVSVNGTSLEGHLVKCYWGKETTDMVSPMQQVQVPQQNKVGFAAQPYGQWGQWYGNAQQISQYVPNGWQVPTYGVYGQAWNQQGFNHLQAGAGWPGVSAVSNGGVVEPAQGVNGTVLANQSSMGTAGYHTH encoded by the exons ATGATGGACGACGAGCAGCCCAAGACCCT GTATGTTGGAAACCTGTCTCGGGATGTGACAGAGGCCCTTATTATGCAGCTCTTTGGTCAGATTGGCCCTTGTAAGAGCTGTAAAATGATTGTGGAT ACGGCAGGTAACGATCCATACTGCTTTGTGGAGTTCTTCGAGCATAGGCACGCAGCGGCCTCACTTGCAGCCATGAATGGGCGTAAAATAATGGGTAAG GAGGTAAAGGTCAACTGGGCTACATCACCAAGTAGCCAGAAAAAAGACACAAGCA atCACTTCCACGTCTTTGTTGGAGACCTCAGTCCAGAAATTACCACTGATGATATCAGAGCTGCCTTTGCACCCTTTGGAAGGATATC AGATGCACGTGTAGTGAAAGACATGGCGACGGGGAAGTCAAAAGGCTATGGTTTTGTTTCATTCTTCAACAAATGG GATGCAGAGAATGCCATTCAGCAGATGGGAGGTCAGTGGTTGGGCGGCAGGCAGATCAGGACTAATTGGGCTACAAGAAAACCCCCAGCGCCTAAAGCCACCTATGAAA CAAACACCAAGCACTTGTCGTTTGACGAAGTAGTGAACCAGTCCAGCCCCAGCAACTGCACTGTCTATTGTGGTGGAGTCACTACAGGCCTTACAG AACAACTCATGAGACAGACCTTTTCCCCTTTTGGCCAAATAATGGAAATTCGAGTGTTCCCAGACAAAGGCTACTCGTTTGTGAG GTTCAACTCTCATGAAAGTGCAGCTCACGCGATAGTGTCTGTTAATGGCACATCCCTAGAAGGTCACCTAGTGAAATGTTACTGGGGTAAAGAGACTACGGACATGGTGAGCCCCATGCAGCAGGTGCAGGTACCCCAG CAGAACAAAGTTGGTTTCGCAGCACAGCCATACGGCCAGTGGGGACAGTGGTACGGTAACGCACAACAAATTAGTCAGTATGTCCCTAACGGCTGGCAGGTACCTACTTACGGCGTGTACGGACAGGCCTGGAACCAACAGGGCTTCAA TCACTTACAGGCTGGCGCTGGGTGGCCTGGCGTGAGTGCCGTGAGTAACGGAGGCGTAGTGGAGCCTGCGCAGGGAGTCAATGGAACCGTGCTAGCCAACCAGTCCAGCATGGGCACTGCAGGATACCACACACACTGA
- the tia1 gene encoding nucleolysin TIA-1 isoform X3, whose product MIQRTAGNDPYCFVEFFEHRHAAASLAAMNGRKIMGKEVKVNWATSPSSQKKDTSNHFHVFVGDLSPEITTDDIRAAFAPFGRISDARVVKDMATGKSKGYGFVSFFNKWDAENAIQQMGGQWLGGRQIRTNWATRKPPAPKATYETNTKHLSFDEVVNQSSPSNCTVYCGGVTTGLTEQLMRQTFSPFGQIMEIRVFPDKGYSFVRFNSHESAAHAIVSVNGTSLEGHLVKCYWGKETTDMVSPMQQVQVPQQNKVGFAAQPYGQWGQWYGNAQQISQYVPNGWQVPTYGVYGQAWNQQGFNHLQAGAGWPGVSAVSNGGVVEPAQGVNGTVLANQSSMGTAGYHTH is encoded by the exons ATGATTCAGAGG ACGGCAGGTAACGATCCATACTGCTTTGTGGAGTTCTTCGAGCATAGGCACGCAGCGGCCTCACTTGCAGCCATGAATGGGCGTAAAATAATGGGTAAG GAGGTAAAGGTCAACTGGGCTACATCACCAAGTAGCCAGAAAAAAGACACAAGCA atCACTTCCACGTCTTTGTTGGAGACCTCAGTCCAGAAATTACCACTGATGATATCAGAGCTGCCTTTGCACCCTTTGGAAGGATATC AGATGCACGTGTAGTGAAAGACATGGCGACGGGGAAGTCAAAAGGCTATGGTTTTGTTTCATTCTTCAACAAATGG GATGCAGAGAATGCCATTCAGCAGATGGGAGGTCAGTGGTTGGGCGGCAGGCAGATCAGGACTAATTGGGCTACAAGAAAACCCCCAGCGCCTAAAGCCACCTATGAAA CAAACACCAAGCACTTGTCGTTTGACGAAGTAGTGAACCAGTCCAGCCCCAGCAACTGCACTGTCTATTGTGGTGGAGTCACTACAGGCCTTACAG AACAACTCATGAGACAGACCTTTTCCCCTTTTGGCCAAATAATGGAAATTCGAGTGTTCCCAGACAAAGGCTACTCGTTTGTGAG GTTCAACTCTCATGAAAGTGCAGCTCACGCGATAGTGTCTGTTAATGGCACATCCCTAGAAGGTCACCTAGTGAAATGTTACTGGGGTAAAGAGACTACGGACATGGTGAGCCCCATGCAGCAGGTGCAGGTACCCCAG CAGAACAAAGTTGGTTTCGCAGCACAGCCATACGGCCAGTGGGGACAGTGGTACGGTAACGCACAACAAATTAGTCAGTATGTCCCTAACGGCTGGCAGGTACCTACTTACGGCGTGTACGGACAGGCCTGGAACCAACAGGGCTTCAA TCACTTACAGGCTGGCGCTGGGTGGCCTGGCGTGAGTGCCGTGAGTAACGGAGGCGTAGTGGAGCCTGCGCAGGGAGTCAATGGAACCGTGCTAGCCAACCAGTCCAGCATGGGCACTGCAGGATACCACACACACTGA